Part of the Athalia rosae chromosome 2, iyAthRosa1.1, whole genome shotgun sequence genome, TATTACAAgagcgtatataatatacaagacATTTGCATGTAACTGTTTTTGGTATTCAAACATACAATTGTCACTTTATTCTATAAAATCCACGTAATTGGGGTTCACGATCGAGTCAGTGCACCCGATGGAATGCCTCGTGACTAAGACGGAATTGTGCAGCAAATGCAATCTGGTGCATCGCTATAAAAGGTATGCGGCTGACGTTGTTTAAGGTGCTCAGCTTCGttgcggggggaaaaaaaaaaaaaaaacacgaaaacgATTCAAAGCCCAACTATCTTCCATTCAATATTCTAAATCAATGGAAGAATGGGAAACTCGTCGAACCCTGCAACCTACAGATGGTCCAAGGGGACTAATCGAACTTCCGGTAGAACATTTTTCGCGCACGCCGATCGATGGACTTTGTGAACAATTGAAGGAAATTTCGGTTAATGTCCGTCATAGAATTTATGGATATTTacttaatttttcgaacatcgTAGAATATAAAATCAGCTTTTACAGATCGATTCATTTGACCCCACAGTCGCGGTATCGGACATGGCGTTGCCGGCACTACGCGTTAAATTATCGTAGTTACGGTATAAATTTGGACTAGAATTCTACGCGTACTCGATGCTTCTATCAGAAAGTCCACGACGGCCTgtcatttattcaaatataacaATGAAACGAATTGTCATTTCGAATTAAAAAGAAACTACGAGCGACCCATTTCCTACCGAATTGGATGGGAAGAGATATTCACAATGGTATACAGATTGATATTTATCACTATTTGTAGTCATAACGAATGAATTCGATCCGATTCCATGCGAAGAATTGACGATTGTATACACATTACACACAGACTATCGATGACCGGATCATTGATCCGTACTTTgctttttgttcaatttatatacatacttcgTCGGTGCGAATGGCGTGGAAACTTTTCCCCGCTGTATGACGTCGATAAAGTGAGTGGGCACGGATTGAAGTATCGTCACGTTGCACTACGGAATTCGAAATCAGAGAAGACTTGTAACTGTTGGAGTTttggtgtgtttttttttttttttctattttcaaccggttgaaaaaaatccttcaCTTTTCAAATATGGACCGGTCCGTCTTTGATAACTGTAATTGTCAGGGCTCTGATTCTATTCGTTCGGGTTTTCAGGAatcaacaataaaaatttgaaactatTTTAAAGCTTTTTTTCCGACCTGTCAACTCGTACCGATATTATGAGGGGAATCCCAATCACCACGGAAGTGAAGTTCAAGTTGAGCGAAGCTATACTTAAGCTCGATCGATGATGATATTATCCAAGACCTATACTTATGATACTGAAAATTGTTGCCTcatcgtgtgtatataattattaataacgttCCGTGTATTAGGTACATTTTGCGAGGAGGACTGACAATAAGCGTGACGTTGGCAGCTTTTAATAATCAATTCGAATATCGCGCTCGTACGATTCAATAATGATTGACCGCGATTCGGTAAAATTGAGAGCAATTTTCACGCTTACTTTTGAATACTCGAGGATCAAACGAAATGACGTCGTTATCGCGCATCGGCGCATTTCGTCCGAAGAATAGaagcttcgattttttttaaattcaaacgaaCGAACTTCGCCGATCTTCGTGATACCTGCGAGTGACAGAATTGAACTCTACGAGTGTACTTTTATAAAATGTGAAACATAAAGTCTAACGAACattaaaaagaagagagcAGCTCGACTCTCATTTCGAGTCCATACTGCTATGCAGTCTGGAGATCGAGACTTGTGGCTACTTTCTCAAGTTCTGGGTCACCGACTCACGGTCAACGGCTAATAGCAACGATATCGGTGAAGGTATATAATGCACCTCGAGAAACTTCAAACTAAAAGTCCAATTCTTATCGATCAATTACTCAACCCGCGATATCCTTGATATTTTCGATCGACCAAAATGTCACTCGTACCAATGAGACATCTCACCGATCTCAACGACTCGGTGTCACAACGTAtgcgaaaaattgttcaaaaataaGTCGCGGACAATTCGTACTCctggtaggaaaaaaaaagtcagtaTCAATTTACGATCGAGATACGCACCGTAAAAAAATCTCCAATATCGGTATtaacgataaattattaatactgAATTACAAATGAAAGTAAATGTAACGTGCATATTTTACACATCCTGTCGGTTCGGCTAACGCTCGGCTGTAATAAATAGTAATGGCTGTGAGACTCGTGAGGTCGTAACGTTGCTGCGATGCCtgtgtaaatttaaaaatgttgaatctAATAAGAAGCTATCAAACTGGGCATACGGTAGACTCAAATATAAACATAAGCTATAGATAGATTCAACTTTCAGTTAATGTATAACTTCACATAATAAACGTGTAAATAAAACCAGCTGAGAGCCTTTCACTCTCGTTACTTCAATTACTCTATTCGTATTACAGTGCAGCGGATGCGTGCCGATTGGCGCCTATTCGACGATTTATTGTCAGTCCCCGCGTAACAATCCGCAGACTTAAGATctggaatattaaaaatattgcaATTTGGACATACGGAGCTCTCGTCAGAAGAGAATTACTATCTGTACCCGTTGCGACGAAAGATGGAACAGAAAAGGATGATCATATTTTGTTGAAATAGTTCTTGTCGGATGCTGCGACGTTGATAGATTTTTCGGCATTATGGTATTCTGCGAGAAGAATATAATAGTGATATAGTAAGGCGGTGATCATCATAAAgtaataacaacgatgatGTTACTTATAGTCGATTGAATGGGTGTAGAGTCCATTATAATTGGCGCAGCTGTTATTATAGTATATCTTCTAGTATCATTAGGAGAATTGGTCGGAATATCCACTTCCGGGATTGTTAATTAATACCGCGAGGATCGGTGAATAGATCGCGTTTGATCGTGATCTGCAGCTATAGAAAGAATAGCGTACGACTTTGGTATAACGCTCTTATCCCCAATTCTGACTTCAACTTCAACTTCAACTTCGAATTCAACTTTTACTTCAACTTCATCTTCAACATCAACATCAACTTCAACTTCATGCTTCAACATGTTAAATATCGTTTGATCGCGTGCCGATTGGCCCCTATGAATCATCAGTTTCAAATCTTCAACTGTCACGTATGATAATGAATCGGCCATCGTCTGACAACGAGAGACGttagaattgagaaattggTAAAGATCTTGAATTCCTCCGACAATGCAGTCatagtagaaaattttttttcacaataacAGCGATTCGATCATGATCTTGTTGTAccgatttttcttctgctgtgtttttttttctattttcatccgAGATCATCAAGAACTAAAGCTGGTTAGCGTGACCAGGTGTCCAATAGAACTGGTGTTCGGGTCTTCGAAGATATCGACTCGAAAAATGTTCGATGTCGAATGAAACTAGAAGCCCAAGGATTTCTCTCGATATTAGATCACAAGTAACGCGACTATTTCTGGatgaacaagaagaaaaaatagagttGTTAAATCTAAACTATTTAATTTAAGTATCCCCGTTTGATTACGATTAATGGTCTATAATTCTCATAAtctagtatacctatatctagtCTAATTTAAAATGAAATGGCGAGGATTTCAACTTCCTTGAGATAACTTCCTCGTTTCTCACGTTATGAACATGAAATTGCAATCCGAAAACGGTTTACTACAAGTTTCCAACtctcgtaaaataaaatatacgtttgaaaaaataaaataatctaaaAAACGACACGAGATaagtgtgagaaaaattggaagcAATTATGTGCATAAGTTGTCAGGTTATTACGCCATGAAACATGAATAAAGTTAACGAAATCCGAAAGTTTGAATCGGCGATTATCAGTCTGCCATAAATTATTTACGTAACATTATATCGTATAGAATTCGACACAAAGAttccggaaataaaattgccagaatattcaaattaaGATTGTCACAACGACTCGGTGATCCACCGTGATAATCGAATGGGAGAAATTTTATTGGTAGACACGATCAAAGAAACTTATATATCTACAACAAAttccagcaaaaaaagaaaacgattttCTAACTATGTTTCCATAActgaatccgaatccgagcaACAACGATCCGTTGAAATCTTCATACTATCGAATTAACGATCCAAATCAACCgcgaaaaagtataataaaaagtaataatacgatacGACGTTAAGAGAATTGAAACGGTAAAGAACATTAAACTTTTTCTCCAGATTAAAGTAACTGAAGCACGGAAGTTGTTTGAATTACATTACATCTTGAGTATTCAGCCTTGCAAATCcgagaaataatttctcaCGTGGACCGTTCTATTTAGCAAACGGATTGAACGGTTCGTGAAgagacacgaaaaaaaaaaaaaaatttaaccgtACTTTGTTTATCCACCCATTCACCGGAATCTATCAATTATATAACAGACAAAATAATTGAGACGATTCCGTTCGACGCGTCACGATATAGTTTCGACgtagtgaaattatttttatcctttctttCGAACGTTTGCCCCGGAATAATGAGAACGACGATCGGTTTTTTGcgtatcgaacgaaaaaaaataaaaaaaaaaaaaacaacgcgatGACACAATTGAGCGAGGAATACACTGCGCAATAATGTATGCggctattattatacatagcgGAATTATGAGGAggttgtacgtgtacgtcCAAGTTGGGCACACGGTTTGGCCATTCGcggcataatttttttaaacatctttcttttttttttatcatacagcttctggaatttatttatctcgtaGTTTATACTTAGTGGCACAACTAACGGTCGCACACCAGATCACCGAGTCCTGCAGACTctgttttattgttattgtagTTCATGCGCGTTGGTACATCAAGACCATATAAGTAGCAtgatggagaaaaatgaagaaaccaAAAAGGAAGAATGGTTGGAGATATTCATAAGCGGTACCGGTCTGCACACAATTCGTAAAAGATGAATCGGTCGCATGTTCACCAAAAAATCTGCACATCGTCGCTTAGCtctggcaaaaattttttcccatttttcccacaacttactttttattctctttcgctCATTGTCAAAGGAAAATCCGTTTTCGGACCTCGCTTGTCACGTGTACCTTGCCCCGTTTGGTTGGCGAAGAAAACTTACATCTTTTCCAATTAACTCTGCAcgagaagagaatgaaaaaggaaaaccttTCGTGACAATATATTTATGCTGAAAAACCTGTATACCTCCAGGACTTGACGGTGGTGTAATCAGTGTGTAAAATCCTGTATTTCTAGCTCCTAAGGTCATGGAGCACACGAAGTCCGTCTAGGCTATTCTGTCTTCACGGTTTTTGTTCCCTTTTGGAATGTCCACTCGCGTTACTATCGCGACGTTTATATACCCCCAACGTTTGACATTTCGATAAGATCCTAGGCGAAGTTCTCGGTAATTCGCTGGCCTTCTACTAGCTGCTGCGTAAAATGCCTGTCCTGTTAAAGggggatatgggtacgaaatAATCCCATAATCCAGGAAGTAAAACCGCGCTCCAAGCTTCGGCTATTTCAACAGTGCAGACTGTCGTCCGGTCGGGTCTTCAGGATCTCGACGTAATTCCTACAGAACCTTTCCGCGCcagttctgtttttttctatcttcatCCACGACCAATCCGGTgcagaaaaatcaatgaacgCCAAAATTCATGATCAAtaaacgagaaatgaaaaagtgaaaaaatttcacacgataAGGGACGATCGTTCCAACGTAGTCCAACCGAACGTGTTGCGACCTCACCGATGCAGCGGACTCCGAGGAGATAGAAGATCTCAGCGTCACGAATTCCCGCGTACAATAGAGATGTCAGAGATTTTTATGAACGAGTGCTGCGGTACTTCCTTCGTTTACTCACGTCTTATACACCATATTCCCATCCACCTCCCTCGGCTCCTCCCGGATGCCTGTAGGGATGTGCTGTTGGAGTCCCTGTTGCAAAATTCAAGTTCAATAACTCTTGCCGCATCTGccgaagcaaaaaataataataacaacaatgatggtaataataatgatgataacagTAATACTGGCTAGTGGCCGGCTAGCTTCACCCGCGAGTCAATGCCTCAATGCCCGGACAAACATAACTTTTCGTACATCGACTGCGGTAAGTCGACGTATTTCATGGCAATTTAGATGGACGATCGTCCCTCGATACTTCGGGATTTCAGGAGACCTCAACAAAATGAAACATCGAAATAtttggagataaaaaatttctgtaatcACCGAATTGAAATGAGGCttttaaaaatttgtaaaaaaaagtcatcCGAATATGTCGACGGAATTTTTATCAGGCGTTCTCATTGTACGCTTCTTCCTGGTACCACCGTGTGTGCGTTACATGCTTCGAACGTTGGATCTACCGAACAAGTAAAATCGCTTAGCCGGCGCAGACAACTTGAAAGGCTTCGAGACAAAGTCGAGTAATTGACGCTGCATAGAATTGACGTGGGTCCAGATGTTAAGGGGAGAGCAAAAGGAAGAGTACCGTCATTTTGCGGTGCAGCGACGCGTAGCACTTTGTGCACCGTGTGTCGGCTACCGCACGCATGGAATGAATTAAAATGAGAATGCGATCGCCGGTCAATTTGAAAGATGAATCGATCGAACGGCAAAAACTTTAATATCCAGCGAAATGTTATAAATCAACTTCTGCGTCGATGCCTTTGAGATGAAATACGCATCTGACCAGACTAtgggatatttttcaacatcctCCGTTCGTTGTCGATACATTCCTCAGGGTTAGctactctttttttcattcatttattttttatcgtacgcCTGTTTATTTATCGTTAATATTATAACTGCACAACAGCTGAGaattgttcgtttttcccTTCAGCGAAATAAGAAAAcggaagagacaaaaaaaataaaaaaataaaaaaataaaaaaaaataaagaagtagCGAGTCAAAGATCGAGATCAAGATCAAGTACGAGATATCGTGCAGTGGAGCAACGAACGATCATTTTACGGTAAAATAAACTTGAAACTCTAACGAGAAACAATACGATACCGATCTAGCTTGGAAagtcttttttcatcgttcctctctcttcccgttttttttcctcgcgatCAATCACAATTGTTTAAGGATCTCTGTGTACtgatatctttttttatacttttcattccgtttttcAGAAGGAGTGCAAACTTCGATGAGATCGGAGTCTGCCGGATCGAGCGGCGTCGTTCACTACTACTCGACGATCAATCAGAGATTAACGGAATCGGTAAGCTTCTGATACGAAGGTCGATACTTTGATTTCGCCCGAAATGGAAATTGTGCTTCGTCGtctcgttcgatcgttcggtTAATCTGATCTTTAAAGTTTCCTTATTTCGCTCCATCTCGattaacaaaatttttgtattccgaaaaatgaatgacaCGCAGAGCGTGTAACGCTTTTGGTAATTCAACATTTCACCGTACTTTAATGAAGCGATCGAGTTTCTCGAGTTACAAATACCGATATAACGAATAATCATCGAGTCGTTGAACTGCCGCGAATCATGCAGCCATGCGTCGAGCTAAATTACACTTTACGCTGAATGTACAGGGTCGATGGTAAAAAGGTAACTTTCTTATTGCAAAGTCGTTAGAAACGAGTCAATCGATTCCAGCGAAATTTGCCATTTTTGAAACGGCCGGATTCAGTTGATCGGTAACGCAGTGAGACAACGATAAATAATCACGAAAAActaaattatatacatgaatcaaataacaaaattatcgTTCTCTTAAGGAGATTATTCTGGTttagaatttccaaaaattcgcTCGAATTTCACAACAACCGGGGAATTTTAACTATGCTATTTTATGACGTGTACGTTGCTATTTGTACTATCCGAGTTTTCCttagaaaaactttgaacgcgTTTATCTCAAAACTACGTTTTTCCGGTCGGCGGAGCTGATTTCTCCGGAACCACTGAACCGATCCTTATGAAATTTCAACCACATATGCTACACATGCGGTCTAGCGCAAACCAGAGCGTATTAAAAACGTTGCTTTTTACTATTATTCTTGAGTTCACCAAACACAGTGAAACAAATATCATTGGAATATTGTATCGAcgttaaaatttattaaactAGTATCGGTAGTCGCAAAAATCATCATTGACTCGACGAAATATAAGCGTTATTTCCAAACGATCACCCTGTACCGTtctcgagagagaaaaaagcaatcTTGTCTTATTTCCTTAATCTCTTCCACTTCCAACGGCGATAGCTTTAAGCATAGGTGTACTCGCGTCTCGCGTGATATAAGtaatactcattgtcagtgatgtatagatataaaaCGAACGTGCATTACACAGCACACTTTAAATTGGAAAGAAACTTGTTTTCCCCGTTTATTCAAGGGAGCCTTGAAATTGCACTTCATAACACGTCATTCATACCCATATTACATATTCTCCCATCGCACAATTATCCTTCAACCAGCGGCATAGGTATAACGTTGAAGACAGCTTGTTCGTCACCGCCTGTACTTTTTCCAACTTCGTGGCCCTCGgccttgcaaaaaaaaaaaaaaaaatccggagAAGAACTAGTttgtaaaaatgtttttctcaCCACATCCCTAGCCCGCGTTCGGTTCGGATCTCAACCGTCGATAATTTCTCCACAGTCGAAGAACCTTGtacctatttttcttttttttttctatgcgaGTACCTAAACCCTTTTTGTATTGAGATGTACTCGTTTATGATATCAGCCGACTACCGGCAACACTCTTCATTTTAAACATTTCTTTGCCATTTATGCTATTCTCTCTATTTATTTCGCTAGACTGAATTCCTTTGCAACAAGCGCAGCATAGGTATACTACATCCAGCTTCCACATTTCTTACGTCGGTATTTATGATGGTGTGGAATTTGTTGCACGCgtgttttctcgtttcaaagTGCAGTTACGCTGATCCGGTACGTGGCGTACacgattcttccttttttttttttttctagtttctagTTTCTCTTCGCGTGGATGGTACTGCGGATATCGCGCCTTCGTCAGCccagtttttccttttcctcaaAAATTGATATCGTAGATTCAAtcgttcgaatcgattcgGGTGTCATTTGATCTTGGAAATGATTACAGTACGACGACCTGCGGCAGATTTTGGACATCGACGCCTTGAATAACACTCGGAGGGCTCGCAAGCaagtgatatttttcaatcgtgtCCCCAAAGTCGGCTCTCAAACGTTCATGGAACTTTTGAGAAGACTCTCCCTGTCGAAcggattttctttcaacaGGGACAGGGTGCAGAGAGTCGAAACCATCCGTTTAGCTCCGATTGAACAGGTGAGTTTCACGTCGAAACGATACGATCCGACGcgcgattttttaaattctttccaGCCTCACgattgtcgaaaattttcagctcCAACTCGCCTCCATGGTCTCCGGTTACTCCGAACCTTCGGTGTACATCAAACACGTGTGCTTCACAAATTTCACGGAGTGAGTATAGAAAAATCGCTCACGGAATTtgcgaaaattcattcggtAGAGTAAAAGACACTCGCGAGTTGAAGCggaatttattcgttttatttttacccctCAGGTTCAATTTGCCGGAACCGATTTACGTGAACCTTGTTCGAGATCCTGTGGAGCGTGTAATATCCTGGTACTACTACGTGAGGGCTCCTTGGTACTACGTTGAACGCAAACAGATATTCCCGGATCTTCCCCTGCCCGATCCAaattggttgaaaaaagaCTTCGAATCATGCGTACTCAGGGGTGACAGGGAGTGTCGATATCTGGAAGGTGAAACGCACGAGGGAATCGGTGATCACAGAAGACAGACGTTGTTCTTTTGCGGACACAGCGAAAAGTGCACGTGCGttataattatcgaaaaaatacCTACGAACTATCGTAGATTTCCTTAGAtccttttccatttctccttaagaacgatgaaataaaaatcatgattCTCAAGATTTGAGATTTTCAACTGGGAGAATCCTTTGTATCGGACCTTGAAAACCCTGGAATCAAAACACTTGCATAACTTACAtaacttttttcctctcaggcCCTTCAACACCGCAGGAGCTTTGGAACGTGCCAAACTTGCCGTAGAAAAGCACTACGCTGTTGTTGGAGTTTTGGAAGACATAAACAGCACACTGACAGTCCTAGAAAATTAcattccgaaatttttcagaggAGCAACTGACGTTTACTGGGGTAAGTAGGATAGTCGAATTATCATGgtttgctaaaaactcactacaGTACGTACATTTGTATtctgaaaattaaattgatgaatattttcaacacgCCATTGTCGAAGCTGATGTATCATTTGATTTTCCACAGACGAAGTAAATTCCTTCACGAAAATCAACCGCAACTTCTTCAAGCCTCCCGTCAGCGAAGAGATAAAGGATTtagtgcgaaaaaattttaccagagaaatagaattttatcaattttgtcGTCAACGACTCCACAGGCAGCTGAGAGCTCTCAGGCTCACCAATCTTCCTCTTCAAGAAGAAAACAATGTTTGATGAATTTAGCGATCTATGAAGAGGATGATCGATGAAAGATCGTTGGAATTTATTATCATGATACATGCATTCATCCCTTGCAGGATTGATCTTTGTagatattatcgttattagtATTATTGATGTTGACTATTTGAAATGCGTTGAACAATCGTTagaagaaagaacaaattgTTAATCACGAATTGCGATTAGTTGGAAACTTGTAGAAATTTAGCTTTTCAtcttttgaataattgaaatatgaGAGGTGAGGAGGTTGTGTTTTATTcgcggtgtgaaaaaaaaaagtccgcaAAATCAAACGTCATGATGACTCttataaattatgtatattgCGACGAAAGAACCATTATTAAAACCCCTGTTTTAGATTAGATTACGAAAgcacgaaaaaatcgaagaattgtCATAGTGATAATgaagcaaaataaaataaactgtgGACTTCTGTAAATAGTTATATGTATTTGTTACGTGTATTTGTTCGTGACGTAGTTTTAGagagattttccaaaaataatgTTCCGCAGACGACGAGTGGGCGATACGAGTATATATACTTAAAAATATGAGTAGAAAAgtaaatacaatatgtattaGATGTGTACTAGGTTTagttttagaaaattattgttaGCATCTGTTTTCGCCGTTGGagtatgcaaaaaaaaaagaaaaaatttagtcaATAACTTGCGCGtgagtcgaaaaattcttcatcgcTTCCGGAATCACGGTTAAGAATTTCGTAACTCGATGATCATTAAAGTTTGCAAATCAAATGGTCGAATGATCTTTTCTTATGAGCAGTATCATGACACATGAATATAAGTATTTTtagttgaataattaattttggtatattattatacctcgTATTGTACATAATTATCATTTAGATCGCAATTAAAAAACGATGTTATTTAAATCACATAATCGTACAATTGACTCTATGAATTGTGAAATggtatctgattttttttttttttctgtcctaCAAATCGAAGTTgttatttgaagaatttgttatttattttatttttttatcgtctatttcattttgaaatgattttatttcaccgttATCTTGTATGCATAGGTATAAGGTTATATCAAACACGTTTATGATTTATAGTCCTAGGAATTTATGATCACTATGTACAGAATTTAGAATAATCAATCTTTGTGTAATTAAGAGttaaatttatgaatttagCAACTATATCGTTTGGGTTTGACTTAGTGGGATAGTTATTTGCATAAGTTATAAATTAAGCTTAGATATACCCACGTGAGAAAGTAATAGcagattttatttcgtacgGCACATGCaatcaataattattgatattatataaGACTCGAGGTTAATTATTTAACAATTACGAAAAAGTGATCAAGATGATATAGCTCGTATCTcatcgaaaaatcaatcaatcattgTAATAATAGATAAGTTAATTATGCCTTAAtgagtgaaataaaagttgaaaagtatAGTTATTGCATAAATAACATTATCGCGCGTATGCATTTCTTTCTAAATTCATTCCGACCATCCCTTTATCCGTCATTCCTATCTGTGTtgaaaaaagatatatatggaaaaaaagcagtcaaaaaatcagaaaaaacgTTACCGTAAAGTcgatc contains:
- the LOC105687839 gene encoding heparan sulfate 2-O-sulfotransferase pipe isoform X1 yields the protein MIVKDNTWRQRRLAVPKRTSELIALIALSSTLFLFLHTRDLHSRLHEMEVRLQPGEDEGLSANQLSSEGVQTSMRSESAGSSGVVHYYSTINQRLTESYDDLRQILDIDALNNTRRARKQVIFFNRVPKVGSQTFMELLRRLSLSNGFSFNRDRVQRVETIRLAPIEQLQLASMVSGYSEPSVYIKHVCFTNFTEFNLPEPIYVNLVRDPVERVISWYYYVRAPWYYVERKQIFPDLPLPDPNWLKKDFESCVLRGDRECRYLEGETHEGIGDHRRQTLFFCGHSEKCTPFNTAGALERAKLAVEKHYAVVGVLEDINSTLTVLENYIPKFFRGATDVYWDEVNSFTKINRNFFKPPVSEEIKDLVRKNFTREIEFYQFCRQRLHRQLRALRLTNLPLQEENNV
- the LOC105687839 gene encoding heparan sulfate 2-O-sulfotransferase pipe isoform X3, with protein sequence MKYASDQTMGYFSTSSVRCRYIPQEGVQTSMRSESAGSSGVVHYYSTINQRLTESYDDLRQILDIDALNNTRRARKQVIFFNRVPKVGSQTFMELLRRLSLSNGFSFNRDRVQRVETIRLAPIEQLQLASMVSGYSEPSVYIKHVCFTNFTEFNLPEPIYVNLVRDPVERVISWYYYVRAPWYYVERKQIFPDLPLPDPNWLKKDFESCVLRGDRECRYLEGETHEGIGDHRRQTLFFCGHSEKCTPFNTAGALERAKLAVEKHYAVVGVLEDINSTLTVLENYIPKFFRGATDVYWDEVNSFTKINRNFFKPPVSEEIKDLVRKNFTREIEFYQFCRQRLHRQLRALRLTNLPLQEENNV
- the LOC105687839 gene encoding heparan sulfate 2-O-sulfotransferase pipe isoform X2 — translated: MRVLSGTSELIALIALSSTLFLFLHTRDLHSRLHEMEVRLQPGEDEGLSANQLSSEGVQTSMRSESAGSSGVVHYYSTINQRLTESYDDLRQILDIDALNNTRRARKQVIFFNRVPKVGSQTFMELLRRLSLSNGFSFNRDRVQRVETIRLAPIEQLQLASMVSGYSEPSVYIKHVCFTNFTEFNLPEPIYVNLVRDPVERVISWYYYVRAPWYYVERKQIFPDLPLPDPNWLKKDFESCVLRGDRECRYLEGETHEGIGDHRRQTLFFCGHSEKCTPFNTAGALERAKLAVEKHYAVVGVLEDINSTLTVLENYIPKFFRGATDVYWDEVNSFTKINRNFFKPPVSEEIKDLVRKNFTREIEFYQFCRQRLHRQLRALRLTNLPLQEENNV